tcatcgatCCCGCCGGATCGTTAGGAACCTATGCCACATCACCggccctgcaaccgtaaggaaccaacacctcacctcccctgcctagcagtaagtaaccaatgcctcacctccatgGTTGCAGTATGAAACCCACaccgcactggctccagtgacgcTTTACCTCCCCGCCTCCATGCAAAGTATTTGTTTCCTCGTttgccaaggtactgtacctggagtctgtgtgactccgtgacttaCCCACAATCCCTCACGAGTGGCATGGGACTGTTGGGAATTACTCCATCAAGACGATAGTGATAGcctcagttagagctattgtgtttctaagcgctttactgacagtttgaaaaatgtatatctttccttccgtatgttggatttttgttgctttggtcttgtttaattcagataaatattggctatttttctaaaatggtgtggagtcattttgtatagtttccactgtgttattttatgtgtgtacaaatgctttacacattgcctctgagataagcccgactcctcatgccaagctacaaagggtgtgagcaggggttaacttagctgtgtggctcccatacaatgactagagcgagggttcctacttggacagggtgcgaatcactgccaactagagaccctatttctaacaaaaagCCATGGCATAAGGAAAACACACCCTGTTAAGAAGTTTTGTACTAAATACATTTGAAGCAAGGAGGGCTTGGCTCAACCTTCTTCCATATAAATATTGTCTTATTTCCCACCAATAGGCTAAAATGTGTTGTCATAACAGAAATAATGCATCCAACAACTAATCGACCTTCGGCACCACAGAATGACTTAAAATGCTACGTCTATGGCTCAGACTTTGCCCTACCCACATAATGTAGCAACATAGGTTCTGTAACATTTGTGAATAAGTGCAATTCATACTGTTCTCGGGTGTTGTGTGATTTTAAGGACTGTACAGCTATAGGATCTCAACTAAAAGATGAATTAGGAAAGCAAGATTAACAAAATTCTGGCTCTGAAAATCAGAAGTGTGGTGTGGTGAGGCCTTAGTCCTATATTTGGAATTGGCTCTGGGCTTTCAAAAACAGCCTGCCAGGGCtccagtggaataaaaggcctgtccagaACTGTGCAAAACCCGGCCTCATTTCTAAACGTGCCAATTAGGAAATTCTGTCATTCTTGTAGAATCTGTAAGCCAACATTTCACACTAGTTTCTGCGCTTCCATGTCTCAGTAAATTTTCTTTAATTATCTGTACGTCTAGGTGAAAATCTGTTCGCTGTAATTAAGCAGTGGTAcctaatttgtcttttttttgctCTCCCGTAGTAATAGCCCACCGACCATTTTCTACTTTGCAGTTGCGATTTactttaaaaggagattcataataAGTTTACAGTTGCCGGAATCACTCTACACTTTACTTTGTTTACTTAGGCGAATGGGCTTGATGTACTGAGTATTATGTGCCCGAAAAATGAGAATATGCTCCTCGGATTTCAAGCCACTATGAAGACCAAAGGACCACGTGTCCATTTGTAAAGCCCAAATGGCAAGATAACTTTAGCCCCCCCCCTACTCACTTTGTGCCAATATTATATTTCtgatggacatttcatcgcctatACTGCAGGGCTTCATTAAACAGCTGTAGATGCAGGTGGGGAAATACCTatcacagggtgggaaagaaacacatctcctcctccaacaacaacaaaaaaaaaaaactatcactgTGGTACAAACAACAACATTGAGAATGTCGTTGTTCAGCCCGCAGTGAAATGTCTGGAAATCCTACTCCCCTCTGCTTATCACTATATAACAGGCTCTAATTTCATCACTGCCTTTTCTagaattttttttgtctttttaaactTGTATTACTTGACCATGCCAACCTGAAGAATCAAGTTAATAGCCCTATCTATTCGGAGACACACTGGATAACAGTTTCAGATGGCAAGTGCAGAACAGCATTCTCACCAACACTGAATGGATCTCCGTCTATCCTTCTCAGATTGGATATCAATGTGATCAAGAGATCTAGTTTACAGAGTGCTAAACGGATTAGAGACGCTACGAGAATGTACTTTGCTGTGTGCATATAAAAAGTTATGGGAACAGTTGCCAATAGGAGGGAAGGACTACAGATATTCCAAACCTACACCACTGCAAGGAAGATTTGTTTTAAGATGAAATTATGCAAAACTCCACAAAAGACTGGCagtatacaacaagcatttgcaatgcgatgggtctcacgtttgctcgacttagagctattagcggtgtaaattCTTCTCtttcgacttttcttgccacatacattgaaaatgaaaagtataacagttgacagaagcgagccgattcaaagtgccacagccaccatgattGTAAGCGCAAGTGTTATTGGCTTCCTGTTTGAAAAGTCTAGAGAGGATCgctgctgggatgaaaggcaaaccaaaaccagaGGCGAAGCCATCACGTGCTGTAACATGGTGAAGCGTGACCTAGTGTAATGGCCAATAAAAAtgatcgcctgggagggaactcagcacacaagagggacatttcacgaaatgcaccaataaaaatgaagcatttaagaggagcacaacaaagaatgaatagcaagagaggGCCCACCGAGaaattacaacaggctagagcgcttgcacgctcgaccctaattAAGAGCGAGGGTGTTGTTCCAGTGTAGTTCCTCTTGACTgttatatgaaatatataaatattacaaTGCATATGTAATAAGCATTGTGAATTTCCATCTTCGATTTCTGATTTTGTGAGAATTTAAAATATTTTCCCAGGAGTCTTTCTGGAAATATATATTACAATATAAGGCCCCTCCTCCTCTGTACTTACCCGGACAATCACTAGGAATGGCGTAAGTGAAATGTATACTTATGAGTGGGAAAATCTGCAAATCCTGGGGGCTGATTTTTAAAAGTTTGTGTATTATATTGTTATGATTAAATTCATAGAGCGCTTACTACACTTGACGAGGTGCTgaagcaatgcttggggcatgtcCTACAGTTTGCACCTAATTTGTACTGGTCTGTTACTGTGTAATCTGCTCTGTCGTCTTGTGCACAACTTTGCCAATCGTAGTGCCATGGATGAGGAACACGAGTTTGATTTATTAATCTAGTTTAGCTAACTATTATACTATTATTAATACTGTTCTACTAAGTGTTGTGTTAATGTATCTAAAGTTGCTGCAAAGTAGTCTGACTAGAAAAGAACATTCCTACATTACATTTCTTTAGGTTCCttgatttaataaaaaataaaaaataaataaaaaaaaagacatagcAAATGTATTCAATATTTATTGTCAGTGCTTTTTAGACATTCGAAACAACTGTGCAaaactagctcagccagcatttgATTAGGACCTCTTAACAGACTGTTGCAGACAAACGCAGCCTTCTGAATGTAAGGAATTACACAAACATGTTTGGTTTCATTATGTGCAGATCTTTGGAAAGAATAACAGGAGTGATctagaaaacattgcaaaattgTACAGTTCAAGTTCCGCAGCATGTCCCTCTCACTTTCTTCACCAGAGAGCCACATTGTTTAATAAATGAtgtccaaataaataaaaaacgctCATCATCTCTCTGTGTCCTATGGCATTACACCATTTGAAACCCACATTAACTTGTGAGACAAGGCAGGATGTAATAAATAGTACTATTACCATTAGTGTGAACAGTACACTCCTAGGTTTGGTAATACAGAGCTTTTTCCCTTAAATATTCCTCCAGGCACTGTATTGCAAAAGGGTCCACGTCTgtatcaaacttattggcaaacagGTGGTGTGTTCGGAGCATCCAGTTCAGGTCCCCGGCGCCAAACACACAAATTGATCGGACATGAACCCCGCTGCAGTGTGGGTACGGAGCTCCCTTAGATACGTCCCCTTCAAAGTAATGCCACTTTACAAACCTGGCAATGGAATTCATATCAGAAACATCATATTTCTCATTATTGGGAAGGTAGCCTGGAGCTTCAGGAAATCGCTGTATAGAAGCCCACAGGTATTCATCTGGACTATAAGTGTCTTTTGCCCATTCAAAAAATGTAAGGATTTTCTCATCTTTCAAGGTATACTCGACAAATCTTCTGCTGAGGACAAAATAGGCGCTGCCGGACAAGACAGGCATCCCGAAAGGAGGAGCTTCCTTCTCAGCTCCTGCGCTTTTGATTTTTCCATCAATGATTTCGTGATGCTTTCTCCATCTCCACTCTTTATTTGAAGGCATTCTTTCACTCTCAAGGCTGTTCTCACCCTTCAAAGCTTTCAGTTTCTCCACCATTTCGAGGTTGGTTTTAATTGGGAAATCCATGCCGCAAAGGTTTATCAAGTACTTCCACTTGGCACTTCTCTGATGCAGGTCCTTCATGCAGTTTATGTCCGCCTGCACCCTGGTCCAGGAGGCGTACACCACACTCTCCATCTGGCTTGCcagaaaaacattttcaaagcaAGAAGATATAGCACTTACTGCAGCCAAGAAGGATTCTGGGGCTTTCTTGTCCACGTGAATGCAGTAATAATTCTGTGGGGCATAGATGATACGCAAAAGCTTTTCAAACATATCTACTTTGTGATGAACAACAATTGAGTATGCAATAGGGAAAGCAGCTTCCTCCTTGCTCAGTGGCTGCAGGACATACTTGCGGGACCTTATAAAGGAGTTGCACTCTCGTGTCATGTTGATATAGTCATCTGTGGTGAGCCTTGGCCGATTCCTGAAGGACACCTTCAAGGTTTCAAGTTTGGCTTGTGCAATGGCCTCGGTGTCGCCCCTTAAGATAGCCTTGCAGTTCACAGCACTGTTGGGATGGTCTTCTCTTAGCTCCAATTGGCTATGGTCCACAAGCGACGCATGTTGGTGAATTTTTACAACTGAGAGAGTCAGAAGAGTAAAGGCAGCCACTAAGAGATACTTGCAACGTTTCAGCTGACAATGACGACATTTTCTTTGCAGCATTTCAGATGTTGTCTGTAGTCCGAATGGTGAAATAACGCCCCGCCACAGTGATTGTCCTGGAAAGGTTTTCAGTGCACCTCACATGAGGCTGCTCACATGGTAGAAGGAGACCAAGTATTAACCTAGCAgaggaaaagggaaaaaacaaagattaagtgAAAGTGTTTGCATTCGGCATTAGTTACCTATTAACAGAAGTACACATGGAAGATGTATTTAGCATTACCAATAAATCTTAAAATAGCATTCACCGGATAAGGATTTAAAAACAAAACCTTGCACTTTTGCGATTTTTCTGCACCGAAGGTACGTTTATAAATAATATCCCAATAACACGGGATTAGGAAACGTGCATTTACAAATGGACCACATGCAAGGCACAGTCAACCAAGAGCCGCAGAGCTTCAACACAAAAAACTTTAATCAAAGATGCCACTCCTACGaatctttttatttttacagaaaacattaAAATGATACGTTTCACTTTGTGCAATGGAGCAATGTCGGTGTGCACTGTCAATttgtttgctatttttttaaaacagaatgtACTCTAATAAAACACAGACCATTATTACCAATGAAGCGTGGACCGAGAAAGGACTATTTGAAAACATAAACAAGCTTAGGCAAGCTAAGCAGCAACTCGTCAGAAAATattaaggttaaaaaaagaaaatcaattgtTAATACATATATAGTTCTTTCCTGGGTAATCCAACTGCTAGGGCAGACCAAGCTAAGACTTACAGGTTAATTTAACTGTAATTCTCCGTTTACAGTTTTCCTGGACTCAACTAAAATATTAGTATCCTTTAGAATCTGTGTATGGGGATGTAGATTGGATACAGGTCTGCAGACACTTAAGCCCTGATTACCAAAGTAAACAGACTTTTTTGTAAGTCTATAATTTATTACAGTTCAGAATAGAATTTTAATAGTAGTATTGTTACAACTGCGGAGCCTCTCTACTCATAAAGGAGACAAACACATAAAAAGATATAGAGCAGTAAGGTTACTACTCTGTAAATTTCTTAGTGAATTTCAATAAATTTGCAAACTTACACAAAAtccaacttacctttgtgaatcagggccaaaaagacaGATCTACTTAGTCACTGGTAACCTAAAGTTAATCAAATAACGTTCCACTGCTTCAGTCCCACAAACTGACAAATCCCACCTTTAATATCAATTTAAAAGGCAGACTTTTCTGAAAAAGTTCAGGTTCCTACTGCGAGCCTCTGAAATATTTCACCATTTAGTAAATAAGTAACATGTTACTAACCCATTGGTGATAGTGTACCCAATAATAAGTACTACCCCATGGTTGCACACTTGTATTAGCATCGTTGATCTCAAACGTGAGGAAGAACCCAAACTCAAAAAAGCTACAGTCCATGCCGACAATCTCCCAATTTTCGGTTGCTAGGACACACCACACACTAACGTTTGATTAAAAAAAGATGCAGCATCCTCCATGTAATCCAATGTGCTGAGGAAGATTGTGTGAACATGTACACAGTACAAATCATAGGGAGCCTTATTGCTACGGGCTAAACTACTAGTTCTCTCAAAGGTGAGCTCCCAATGGGGAGACactaaaagaacaaaatagtaatgAATAATCATTAAGCTAAAGATGTATACAGATACTAACTTGGCACAAACATTTTACAACACAGCATACCAAAATCACGCTCCAGTCTTAAACTTAGTACACAGGCAGTAAAATTTACTAAACAAATTGAGCAAAAACTGAATCGAAACAACGATGATCTCAATAAAGGGCACATGAAGAAAGGCAAAGTTTCCCTACTTTGAACAGGACTAGCCTGGATATCTTCGAGGAAGATCCTGTATGTAGAATCAGATTCCATCAATGCAGGGTTCTTGATCAAGAAAATCAACTCAagtagacactaagggggttattacaactttggaggaggtgttaatccatcccaaaagtgacggatataccaccagccgtattacgagttccataggatataatggtctcgtaatacggctggtggtatatccgtcactttagggacggattaacacctcctccaaagttgtaaaaccCCCTAAGTCAGTTAATTTCTTACCCTGAGACAAGAAGAATACCACACCCAAAAGCTTATGCAGATTCCACCTTCTATAATTGTTGCCAGAGGTGCAGAAAAACAGAACAGCTGAATTATTTATTGGTTACCATAATGCCACTCACATATGCACAAGCACCAAATTACAATGCACGTAAAGGACGTTCGTgtatgttgaaaaataaatatatatatatacacaccacatcCCCCTTCTTGTACTTACGTTGGTGAAACAGTCCTAAAGACAAAAAAGGCAAAGGCAAATTGAGAAGATTATAATTATGGGGTTGAGGAAAAGACCTTAGTTTGGCTACAATGAAAGTATGCCCAACAAAATCTCTACTAATCAGCAAGAAACTAAGCGGAGGAAATCAAGATTTCCATCTCATTTAATCAGCAACTTTTAAGGACCCGATTGTGCTGGGACCTTTGCAATgtgaaaaatacatttcatttgcaaAACAGATGTTTGTAAATTCAGTGTCGTCCAGAAAGTCTAAGCAGGGGACAAGCTAGCATACGTTTTTAGTCTATGACACAGATGCCCATTAATCACCCAGCAGGGACAGCTCTGAGAATGGCACAGCAAATCTCATCAGCAGACAACAAATGGGAATATGTCCGTGCTGCCAGATGCAGCATAGTAAATGAGGGGTTAGGGGCTAGCTGTCATCAAAGTAGCTCAAAAGACCAGAGATCTTGATAACCAGGAAACTGACCACTGGGAGAGGAGCTTCACCCTGAATGTGCATTAAGGTGTGTGAAAAAAAGTAAGCCATCATTATACATTATAAGTGTTTCCTTGTACAAAACATAAGTAAGCCAGACTACTCAGTAATGAACAAATATTCTAGTCTTACTCTGAAACCCTTATCAACCAAAGGTGCTCATTTAATTAATTTGAGACCTATATTCTTCATGCAATAGGAAATACATGtgacgtaaaaaataaaaaaataaaaataaataaaaacaggttgTACTTTAGCTTAATCGGCTTCTGCGCCTTGTTTGAGTTAAATGAAAATGTCCCTTAACCAAACAGGCTACTGCATTCATTAGAGATCAGGTAACTTCATGAGTTAATCAGTACAGCAACAAAAAAGGTTCAATTAAAAAGGTTCAACTAAATGAGTTGGCTCATTACAGCATTTAGACAAAAGATTACACATACACTTTTGGCATGTAGATATGACAGGACTGGAGTTCTCCAAAAGTGGGATCATTACGGGATGGACGCAACTGAATTTGAGTGTGGCTGGAAAGCCCACTTGCTGTTTAAGattttggggctatgtcccaggagACTCAAGATATTGGCCTTATTTGAAAACGTAATTTGTCCAAAAACTCGCCCTCCTGGTGGGCTCACAGAAACCCCTCAACCATGTAAGACCATGAAGATGGGTGCCTGTGCCCCACCAAGACTGTATTGTGGAGGCTCTAACAAAGGCTGTGCGCAAAGGTTACCTTGGGATGGTTTCAGATCTGTGGGCTCAACAAGGCACCTGATTGGGCTTAAGAGCCACGCACCTTCTGCTGATTTACTCTAGTCTCCTCAATAGACAATAGATCAATGTGACATAATGGGCACATCTGACAGATTGATGTCACCAGCTCAGTTAACCTTCATTCCTTCAAGTGTACTGGTGTACTCGTGTCTAAACATGGTAAACAAAATGCGGTTTCATATGTAAGTAAGACTCCGTGATCCAAAAAAATCTGAACATAATAAAACGACTCCTACCTGCAGACGGTTCTAACCCAAACTACTGCGGGAATGCTTTCATGTGCTACCATCCTACATGAAAATATCACCTTTACGTCTACACAAATAGCTCTGCCCTCAGCCATGCACAGAACAACAATTCGGTACAGACAttttcctgaaccctaaaatcccggTAGTAGAGGATACAAACGATttgtctgaaataaaaaaaagcctGTGTATTTTGTAGCCATGGTTTGTACCTGTTGGATTTTCCTCCCTAGCCCACTGGCTAGTTCAGCTTGTAAAGTGATTCCCTAGCTATATAGCCTACGTGCATTGTTAACTTAAGCATGGATCGAAGATTCATGGTCTAAATAAAATGACAAGTGACCAAGAACCAAAAATAAAGCCAAGTCTTAAATGAAGGATTAACTCATGACTGTACAGCAGGACTAGGGAGAAAGGGTATATAGGAACGTGAAAAACTAACCACACAGGGAGACAGCGTTCTTTGTTAGATCTAACCCAACCCTTTCAGACCTCGAGTGACGGCTGTTCTACGGTCATTGCTTCTTTTATCTGTAAATGGAGAGGTGAATGTAAAgactagatcagagaggagatatTAGTTCAGTGAACgctctgcatgtgtgaatgctctTCTTGTGTGGACCCATTTGTCTCCTTACATGGCAGTGAAAAGGGAGCCTTCCCCATCAATAAGGGTGCATAGTGACAACTGTGTGCAGTGCCAGGCTGCTAAATGTGTGTGACTTACAATGTGGATGCATAGGTCAGTCTGTAGCCTGCTTTGAATAATTTTGAGGAATTGTGTGGAGAGCATGACTGAATAGGGCAAGAGACCCCTTACGATTCAGGTTTCACCGGCTTCCAAGGAACGCCCCTGGCAAGAGTCTCTACGAGGAATGGACCTTCCAGGTATTAGGGCAGACCGAGGAATAGTAGCCCTGAGCTGCTGAATAGCGTTCCAAAGGAGAAGCGAAGCTCCACAATCTTTGCATCACAAGGAGATTATAAATGTACTTTGTTCCAGAGCTTCAGGTTGTGGACTACAAAGTCCAGTTGACATTATTATCCAAGCAACCTTCATTCAGAATAGATCGGTAGGAGCCTTCGTACGCAATCAGTAGAGGGTTTGTTCCCTCTCTAGGACGGTGTGGATTTGTATCTCACAGTTGCATCATGCACTTTCCTCAGTCATGCCAGAGTAAGTGACGTTCTAAGCTAAATAGACATTTAGCTGCAATTTGCTCTGTGGTGTGCGCTGCATAAATAAGAAACACAAACGCCACCATCTAGATGTTGTTCAATATTTGCATTCCTTCTGCAATGCCCACTTACCACATGTACAACTAAAAACTGAGTTCAAGAAGTATTGTTACTTTCGTATAACATAATGCACTCCAAAGACCTTGTCCTTTTACTAAGACCTATCA
The genomic region above belongs to Pleurodeles waltl isolate 20211129_DDA chromosome 1_1, aPleWal1.hap1.20221129, whole genome shotgun sequence and contains:
- the LOC138288743 gene encoding beta-1,3-galactosyl-O-glycosyl-glycoprotein beta-1,6-N-acetylglucosaminyltransferase-like, with the translated sequence MLQRKCRHCQLKRCKYLLVAAFTLLTLSVVKIHQHASLVDHSQLELREDHPNSAVNCKAILRGDTEAIAQAKLETLKVSFRNRPRLTTDDYINMTRECNSFIRSRKYVLQPLSKEEAAFPIAYSIVVHHKVDMFEKLLRIIYAPQNYYCIHVDKKAPESFLAAVSAISSCFENVFLASQMESVVYASWTRVQADINCMKDLHQRSAKWKYLINLCGMDFPIKTNLEMVEKLKALKGENSLESERMPSNKEWRWRKHHEIIDGKIKSAGAEKEAPPFGMPVLSGSAYFVLSRRFVEYTLKDEKILTFFEWAKDTYSPDEYLWASIQRFPEAPGYLPNNEKYDVSDMNSIARFVKWHYFEGDVSKGAPYPHCSGVHVRSICVFGAGDLNWMLRTHHLFANKFDTDVDPFAIQCLEEYLREKALYYQT